The DNA segment TGCCATTGTCAGCCGTCAGGGCTTCGCTGTCCTGCTCAGCCGATTTTTCCACGGCAGCGACCGGATAGGCGGTAATCTCTGCGGTTTCTTCCTCGTCGAAGGCCGCAACGTCGAATTCAAGCTCGAAATTGACGGACGGATCGTAGAAGCCGCGGATCGCGTTGAACGGGATGACCAGCTTTTCCGGCGTGTCGGAGAAGGACAGGCCGATCTCGAACAGGGTTTCGGTGACCTTCAGGTCCCAGAACTGATGCTGAACGACGATCGTCATCTGCTCGGCATA comes from the Pararhizobium qamdonense genome and includes:
- a CDS encoding SspB family protein, whose translation is MGQDHIRYDILAQDALRSVIRKVLIEVAATGALPGDHHFFITFLTGAPGVRISQHLKAKYAEQMTIVVQHQFWDLKVTETLFEIGLSFSDTPEKLVIPFNAIRGFYDPSVNFELEFDVAAFDEEETAEITAYPVAAVEKSAEQDSEALTADNGKTGDDGKKEGGSVVSLDSFRKKN